In one Pseudomonadota bacterium genomic region, the following are encoded:
- a CDS encoding ester cyclase: protein MAHTHRSRRPITLDALAEPHWSDTERAHAATVVSFLQGLMNDHDFEGVLRAHGGGAYPQHNRAIPDGVPGVVGYLRALTRRFPEYGYDVKRIVASGDIVVTHSHVTLRHRDIGNEKKGFIITDTFRLEDGRLAEHWDAIQPIDLTMRLVVLLTGGRIANANATF from the coding sequence ATGGCCCATACACACCGATCCAGACGACCCATCACCCTCGACGCGTTGGCAGAGCCGCATTGGAGCGACACCGAGCGCGCCCATGCCGCCACCGTTGTGTCCTTTCTTCAGGGCCTCATGAACGATCATGATTTCGAGGGGGTGCTGCGCGCCCATGGCGGCGGGGCCTACCCGCAACACAACCGTGCGATCCCCGACGGCGTGCCCGGCGTGGTGGGCTACCTGCGCGCGTTGACGCGGCGCTTTCCCGAATACGGATATGACGTGAAGCGCATCGTGGCGAGCGGGGATATCGTCGTGACCCACAGCCATGTCACCCTTCGCCACCGCGATATCGGGAATGAAAAGAAGGGTTTCATCATTACCGATACCTTCCGGCTCGAGGACGGGCGGTTGGCGGAGCATTGGGACGCGATCCAGCCGATCGACCTGACGATGCGGCTCGTGGTGTTGCTGACGGGCGGG